Within the Nitrospira sp. genome, the region CGCCGTCCCCCTCACACGTTAGACGCACCGCCGACGACGAAGGTGACGTGAAGCCATTGGGCGCGATCCTCGTTGAGACCGGCGCGGTCTCGCAGGAGGAGCTGAACAACGCGCTCGCTCAACAGAAGAAAGTCGGGGAAATCCTCGTCGAGCAACACGTGATCACGCCTCAACAGGTCGCCCAGGCACTTGAAACACAGAAGCACGCAGAGGCCACGGCTCAGGCCAAGAAAAGCGATACGGCGACGATCCGCGTGGACACGGCCAAAATCGACCGGCTGATCAATCTTGTGGGCGAGCTCGTCATCACCCAATCGATGCTGACGGACCTGGGCAAGAACTTTTCCCCGGTGAAGGTTCCCCTCTTGCTGGAACACATGGCGCAACTTGAGCGCAACACGCGAGAGATTCAGGAGCGTGTCATGGGTATCCGGATGCTGCAGATCGGCACCGCGTTCCAGCGCTTTCCTCGACTGGTCCGTGACTTGGCTCAAAAGAGCGGGAAGAAACTGCAACTGGTGACCGGCGGCGAGGAAACCGAACTGGACAAGGGCGTCATTGAAAGCATCGGCGATCCGTTGACCCATCTCATCCGCAACTCCGCCGATCATGGTCTGGAGCCACCGTCGGAGCGCACGGCCGCTGGGAAGCATGAGATCGGCACGATCAGACTGAATGCCTATCACGAAGGCGGCAGCATCTGTATTACCGTCGAGGACGATGGCCGTGGCCTTAATCGAGACAGAATTCTCGCGAAGGCCTTGAAGCAAGGCGTCATCCAGGAAGGCGAGAAGCTCTCCGACGACCAGATTTGGCAACTCATCTTTCAACCGGGCTTTTCCACCGCCGAGAAAGTCACGGATGTGTCGGGCCGCGGCGTGGGCATGGACGTGGTCAAGCGGAACATCGAAGCACTCGGGGGAACGGTCGGGATCAAGACCACGACCGGCAAGGGCACCATCTTTACCCTCAAGCTGCCCCTGACGCTCGCCATCATCGACGGCATGACGGTGCGAGTGGGCAATGAGCTGTACATCATCCCTCTCGTGTCCATCGTCGAATCGATCCAGCCGAAAACCGATACGGTTCGCACCATCGCCGACCAAGCGGAGCTGATCAACGTACGGGGGGCGTACCACCCGATCTTGCGGCTCCATCAGGCCTTCAATATCGATCCCGAACATACCGATCTCTTGGAAAGCATCCTGGTGATCGTTGAAACCGAGGGGGAGCGAGTGGCCGTGATGGTGGACGAATTGGTCGGCCAGCAACAGGTCGTGATTAAGAGCCTGGAGAAAAACTTTCGCAAAGTTCCAGGAGTCGCCGGTGCCACGATTCTCGGTGACGGCACCGTGGGCTTCATCCTGGATATCCGCGGGATGTTGGATCTTACCCGAAGAAGCGAATTGAAGGTCGCGTAGGCGACAGAGACGCGAGGAACAAGGAGGACGTATGGCCGCTCTGGAAGCCAGCTCGAAAGAACTCGATCAAGAAATGGGAATTGCCACGGACGGCAATCAATATCTGACCTTCACGCTCGGCGACGAATTGTACGGCGTGGATATCCTCAAGGTCCAGGAAATCAAAGGGTACACCGCCGTGACGCGGATCCCCAATACCCCGACCTACATCAAGGGCGTGCTGAATCTCAGGGGCACCATTGTACCGATTGTCGACCTGCGGTGCCGATTCAACATGGAGGAGACCAAGTACACGATGTTCACGGTCATCGTGGTGGTCGTGGTTCGAGAAAAAGTCGTGGGCCTGATCGTGGATTCGGTCTCCGACGTGCTGAACATCGCCAAACAGGACATACAGGATCCACCCGAGTTCGGACACAAGATCGATACGAGCTTTCTCAATGGGATCGGCAAAGCGGGCGACAAGCTGGTCGCGGTGCTGAATATCGAGCGACTCTTCGATGAGACGACGCTTCCGGGATCCGTATAACGAGATGGTGCATGGTGGTCGAGCGGACTGGGAACGGCAACAAGAGTGCATGGGCGAACTAAGAACAATCGTGCGTACTAGGAGGAACAGCCATGAGTAAGGCGTGGGCCAATTTCAATCTGACGACAAAGATTCTCAGCGTGACCATTCTCACCATCCTGGGTGTGATGGGAGCACTTGCCCTCTGGCTGAGCGGGCAGATGCGGAACGACATGATGGAACTGGTCCGTGTTCGCAGCATCGTGATCCAACGCCAAATCGAAGTGGCTCGGGCGTACATTGCCAGCCAGTTCGTCGCAAAAATCAAGAACGCAGGCGAAGGGAAGATCAAGATCGCCCAAGAACATAGCGCCCCCGACACCGTACCGCTGCCGGCCACGGCCACTCGTGAAATGGCTGAAACGCTTGCAAAGGAAGGGATCTTCAACGCGCGGGTCATCAGCGAAGCTCCACTGAATCCCGCGAACAAACCGGAGCCGGGGTTTGAAGAGGAAGCGATCAAGGCACTGGCTGCGGGCGAAACGGAGCGGATCACGGTTGAACCGATCAACGGCGTGATGACCTTTCGCCGGATGACCCCGGACATCATTCAGAACCAGGCCTGCATCAGCTGTCACACCGACAAGAAGATGGGCGAGATGGTCGGTGCCGTGTCGGTTCAAGTTCCATTGACGCTGCCGTTGGCGCGGCTCGATCGGAACATCAACATGCTGTACACGGCGGCTGCCGCCGCGGCCCTTATCCTGGGGTCGTTGCTATTCATCGTCGTTCGTAGACAAGTCATCAAGCCGGTCCAACATCTTCACGATGTCGTCACCCAATTGGCGAACGGCGACTACGGTGCGCGCTTGAACGTCACCGCTCAGGACGAGATTGGTCAAACCGGTCGAGCCTTCAATTCCATGGCCCAGCAGCTTGCCAAATCAATGGAAGAACAGAAACAAGCGGTAGCCGAACAGCAAAAGGCGTCACAGCTTGCCCAAGCCCAAGCGGCGGAAGTTAAGGGCGTCACGAACGCGATCGGGAAATCTCAAGCTGTCATCGAATTCAACATGGACGGAACCATTCTCGGCGCCAATGACAACTTCCTTTCGGGCCTCGGCTATACCATGGCCGAGCTCAAGGGCCAACACCATCGGATGTTCTGCGAGCCTGCTTACACGAACAGCCCGGAGTATGCCGCGTTCTGGCAAAAACTCAACCGCGGCGAATTCGATTCCGGTGTCTACAAACGGCTGAGCAAGGGCGGCAAGGAAATCTGGCTCCAAGCCTCTTATAACCCCATCGTCGATGTTGCGGGGAAAATCTACAAGGTCATGCAGTTCTCGACTGACGTGACCGCGGAGAAAAACCGCAATGCGGAGTTCGAGGGGAAACTCGCCGCCATCAACAAGGCCCAAGCCGCCATCGAATTCAACCTGGAGGGGACGGTCCTCAGCGCGAACGACAATTTCTCGAGCGTCATGGGCTACACCCTGGCCGAAATCAAGGGCCAGAATCATCGTATGTTCTGCGAACCGGCCTATACAAACACTCCCGAGTACAGCGCGTTCTGGGCCAAGCTGAATCGGGGTGAGTTCGACGCAGGGGTTTACAAGCGGATCGGCAAGGGCGGCAGGGAGATTTGGATCCAGGCCTCCTACAATCCTATTCTGAACGCCAACGGTAAGGTCTACAAGGTCGTCAAGTATGCCAGCGACGTCACGGCACAGAAAAAAGCCCAGGCGGAAATGGAACAGCTCGTCGCCGAAGCTCAGTCCGTCCTGGGGCGTCTAGCCGAGAACGATTTGACGCAATCGATGGCGGGCACCTACCAGGGTGAGCTGGACAAGATCAAGGCCAGCATCAACGGGGTGGTCCACAATCTCACCCAAACGATCACCTTGGTTCGGAACGCCGTGGAGAGTGTCACCACCGGAGCCGAGGAGATCACGAAGGGCAATGAGGATCTCTCGCAGCGCACCAGCCAGCAGGCCAGTGCGTTGGAGGAGACCAGTGCGTCCATGGAGGAAATGACCTCCACGGTCAAACAGAACGCCGACAATGCCAAGCAGGCCAATCAGTTGGCGATCGCTGCCCGCGACATCGCCGACAAGGGCGGCTCCATTACCTCCCGCGCCGTCAGCGCCATGGAGGAAATCAACAAGAGCAGCAAGAAGATCGCCGACATCATCACGGTGATCGACGAGATCGCCTTCCAGACCAACCTCTTGGCCCTCAACGCCGCAGTGGAGGCCGCGCGCGCGGGCGAGCATGGTCGAGGCTTCGCGGTCGTGGCCACCGAGGTCCGCAACCTCGCCCAGCGTTCCGCCACGGCCGCCAAGGAGATCAAAGGGCTGATCAACGAGTCCATCCAACGAGTCAGCGACGGGTCCGAACTGGTGAACCAGTCGGGCAAGACGCTGGACGAGATCGTCAACTCTGTGAAGCGGGTGACCGACATCATCGCAGAGATCGCCGCGGCCTCTCAGGAGCAGGCCCAGGGAGTCGATCAGGTGAATAAGGCCATCATGCAGATGGACGAGACGACACAGCAGAACGCAGCTCTGGTTGAGGAGACCACCAGCGCCAGCCATTCGATGAAGGAACAGGCCAAAGAGCTCATGCAGCAGGTGAGCACCTTCAAGGTTGCAGGCAGCGATGCCCCCCGTGCCACCGCGCGTCAGGCGGTCCCTCTGGCTCCGACGACGGCCAAGCCGCCGGTAAAGAACCAAGCCAAGCCGGCCTCGAAGCCGGTGGTCGAACCCACCGGCGTGGGCAGCGGCAACGGCCACGACCGGCGTCGCAAGGACGACGACTTCGAGGAGTTTTAGAAGGTGGATTAGGAACATCTCGCGAGGCGCCCATTCGTGCGGCGCCTCGCCTCCTCCACATGCTGCTGGCCGCCATGACGATCGTACTCGGGGCCTACAACCTTCATCTAGGACAGCGGAAGATTGACAGCATCGGCATTGGAGCGATGTCGTCGCGACCATTGACGCATCGACGGGTCGGCTGGCTCACGCGCTGGAGCTTCACCGCCACGATGGCCATAGCCTATGGGGCGTACCTTAGGTTGTATGCGTGGTATCCGGGGTGATCCCAGCGACGAGGACCCATGGAATACGATATCACCGACCAGGAATACGAGAACTTCCGCGCCCTCATCTACGCACAAAGTGGAATCTCACTCGGAGACAAAAAGAAGTCTCTGGTGGTGTCTCGACTCTCGAAGCGTTTGCGGGATTTAGGACTGAATACCTTTCAGGACTATTTTGAGCTCGTCTCGCTGGATCCAGACGGCGGCGAGTTCACTCAGATGCTCGACTTGATTTCCACCAATAAGACGGATTTCTTCCGGGAGCCCAAGCACTTCGATTTTCTCCGCGAACAGCTTTTGCCGGAACAGCGTGCCACGCGAAGCATCCGCATCTGGTCCTCCGCGTGTTCCACCGGCGAGGAGCCCTATACGATCGCCATGACCCTGTACGACGGCGTAGATGCCCCGAGTCGATGGAACTTTCAAATACTCGCCTCGGATCTCTCCACCCGTGTCTTGGCCAAGGCGGCTTCCGGCATCTATGACGAGGATCGCGTACGTGGGCTCGATCCTGCTCTCGTCCAGCGACACTTCCTGCGTGGGCGCGGCGCACAAGCCGGCATGCTGAAGGTCAAACCACACCTGACGGAGATCATCAGGTTTCGGCGCCAGAATCTGATGGACTCGCGCTTCCCCATCAAACAGCCGTTGGATTTGATCTTCTGCAGGAATGTGATGATCTATTTCGACCGGCCCACCCAGGAGGCACTGGTCGCCAGGTTCTATCGGTACTTGCGGCCCGGGGGGTATTTGTTTATCGGGCACTCCGAAAGTCTGCAATGGTTACATCATTCCTTTCTCTCGATCGCACCCACGATTTATCGAAAGGCCGACTGACGCATGCCCGACATCGACTTGAATCAATTCGCTCACGTCCGCCGTATGCGGGATCCTCGTTTTACGGAGGAAGTCGCAGCCATCCTCCCCGGTGAATTTTTCGTGACGCGCGAGCCGATGGTGATTTACACGGTGCTCGGTTCCTGCGTATCGGCTTGCATTCGGGACCCGATCGCCGGCATAGGGGGGATGAATCACTTCATGCTGCCCGCGCCTAAAGGCGGGGGAGGCACCGATTCCTGGGGAGAATCCACACGCTACGGATCCTTCGCAATGGAACGGCTGATCAACGAGATCCTTAAACTTGGAGGCATGAAGCATCGACTGGAAATCAAGTTGTTCGGAGGCGGGAAGATTTATGACGGATCCATCGACGTCGGCGTCAACAATGCTCGCTGGGTGCTCCAGTTCATGAAACAAGAAGGATACATCCCGGCTAAGACGGACCTTGGCGACGTGTTCCCCCGCAAGGTCTACTATTTCGCCCAGTCAGGGCGAGTCTTGATGAAGAAAATTACCAAGGTCAAGAACGACACGATCTTTGCTCGGGAGGCGGAGTACCAGAAGCAATTGCAGGTCGAAACGGACGCCACCGATGTCACACTGTTTTAACCAGTAGGCCTGGACGTGGTGCCAGTCGAATAGCCCGACACATGTGCCGGACTACAGCCGCGCATCACGTTGGGTGGAGATGCACTCGATGTAAGGAGAAGCCATGGTGAAGATTCGCACGCTGATCGTGGATGACTCCGCCTTGATCCGCCAACTCATGACCGAACTCCTGTCCCGGGATCCGGCGATTGAAGTCATCGGCACTGCACAAGACCCCTTTGTCGCGCGAGAAAAGATCAAAACTTTGAATCCCGACGTGATCACCTTGGACGTCGAGATGCCTCGCATGGACGGCTTGACCTTTTTGGAGAAGCTCATGGCCGGACGTCCGATGCCGGTGATCATGGTCAGTTCGCTGACTGAGGCGGGGTGCGAGACAACGCTACGCGCGCTTGAATTGGGAGCCGTCGATTTCGTCACGAAACCGAAGATCGACGTGCGCCAAGGCCTTGAAGGCCTTGCCCAGGACCTTGCCAATAAAGTCAAGGCCGCTTCACTGGCCAACGTGCGTGCGCGCGCGTCTCGCGGAGCATCCGGTCAGCCCAGGCTGGCATCTATGTCCTCGGCCATGATCAAGACCACGGATACCATCATTGCCATAGGCTCGTCGACCGGCGGGACGGAAGCATTGAAAGAGATTCTCGAGGTGTTACCCCCGAATACTCCGCCGATTATCATGACCCAACACATGCCGGAAAGGTTTACCAAGACCTTCGCCGATCGACTCAATCAGCTCTGCCGTATTTCCGTGAAAGAAGCGGAAGACGGCGATAGCGTGCTGCCTGGCCATGCACTCTTGGCACCCGGGAATTATCATATGACGTTAATCCGGAGTGGAGCACGGTACAGCGTACGTGTGAACCAGGATCCGCCGGTCAATCGTCATCGTCCGTCCGTCGACGTCATGTTTGATTCCGTCTCCCGTATCGCCGGCGCCAACAGCGTCGGCGTCATCCTCACCGGGATGGGCAACGACGGGGCGAAAGGCATGCTCGCAATGAAGCAGGCCGGTGCCCATACGCTCGCCCAGGATGAAGCCTCCTGCGTAGTGTTCGGGATGCCGAAGGAAGCCATCAAATTGGGAGCGGCCGACAAAATCCTTCCCCTGAGCGATATCCCGGCCGCCATTCTCGGCTACGTGAGTCGCAGCTGACGACTCGAGGCGGGCACTACCCTCGAAGGCGCCCCGACACATTCCCGCAATTTGCTTCGCCGCCTCCATCCCTCCCGGTACAATGGGCACTCAGTTGTACCCCCGGTCTGTGTTCTGGGGCGGGCTTTTCGACCTCCCCTCCCTCACCAATCCGCGACCGGTATCGCAAAGGGATCATTCTTATGGCTGTTCTGCTCTCGGTGGCCTCCGGCAAGGGCGGTGTCGGGAAAAGCGTCGTCTCCACCAATCTGGCGCTGCTCCTGGCGAAAGCCGGCCGGCGAGTAGTGTTGGCCGATCTGGACATCGGCGGGGCAGATGCTCACATCCTACTCGGCCAACTCAACCCACCAGCCACCCTGTCTGACTTTCTCAACAGAACCGTTGCCCGTCTCGATCAGATCGCGATTCCGATTGTGTTCCACCCGAACCTCAGGCTGATTGCGGGAACTGGCGACACTCTGGCCACCGCGAACATGCCTTACGCGAAAAAGAAGCGGCTCATCAGGCACTTTCGGGAACTGGACGCCGACGTCATCGTCGTGGATATCGGTGCCGGCACGAATTATCATGCGTTGGATTTCTTTCTCATGGCCGACCGACATCTTGCGGTGGCAACCCCGGAACCGACCTCCGTGCTGGACTTGTACCGATTCATCAAACTCGCCGCCGTGCGGAGGGTCCTGGCCGCTTTTCTCGCGAGAAGCCCGATGGCGGAAGCTCTCTCCAATCGCGACTTCTCAAGTGTTGACGAAGTCATGGAGGTCGTCGGGACAGCCGACCACGCCGGCCGCGAGGACGCCGCGATCGCTTTGCAAGCGTTTCGCCCCGGCCTCATCGTCAATCGGACGACGACCCGCACCAGCGTCAACATTCATCACTTGCGTAAACTCTTGCATCAGTATGTCGGAGGTGACCTCGAACTACTCGGCGAGATTCCGGACGATCCGTCGATGAGCCAGGCCGTCCGCAGATTCCTTCCCGTGGTCGAAGCCAACCCATCCTGTCCAGCCTCTCGAGGCCTCGAGCTGATCGCGACCCGAATCGTTCGTGTACTTGAAGAGGTCGCGGCACGCCCAGTCGTTCTCGGGTGTTAGACCTCGAGGAACCTCAGGATCAGCGATTCTACTCGCATGGATTGAACCCTGACCTGCCGCTATTTCTTACTGGACGGCTTGGTGGGGTTCTTCGAGGAGGGACCGAACAATTGTACGGTGAGTGTCGCGGCTTTGTCGGCCCGCACCTGCGCCAGGATGGCGCCGGCAGTCTTACTCCTGAGCGAGCGCAGGACCTTGACCGCCATATGAGAGGGCATCTTTTCAATTCGAAGCGCCGCTTCCTCCGGTGGCATGGCCTCGTAAATCTTCGTGACCGTTTCCAAAGGCGTCGACTGCTCGCCTGGGGCGGACGCTTGTTGGTTTTTGGCCTTCCCGCCTTGTGCCCGTGCCGAGGCTTGCGCCTGCTCCTGTTTCGCGTCGAATGCTTTCACGGTCGCTTCATACCGGTCGAGCAATTCTTCCAGGTCTCGCTTGACTTCCCTGAGCCGGTCCTGCTGGAGGCGTAGCGCGTCTTCCCGTTGGTCGAGATAGCGCTTTCGTTGATCCAACAGGTTGAGGATTTCCTTGGGCACATCGAGTGCCGGACCGAGCGGCATGGCTGCGTTCGATACGGGAAGCGGTGAGGCATCCGCGTGGCGTTCCTGAGCCTTACCCTCCGTGTCAGTCCGCTGGGAAGCCAAGGCATCGGTCTTGCCGCTCGCATACAACTCAGGGTCAAGACCTCCCTGGAGAATCAGAACGGACACCAGGCCGGCCGTGCTCATCCAGGTCGCGACACCCGGCCAGCCACTCGGTGCGCGCGTCATCACCGGTTCCCCTCATCGAAGCCGTCCTTGCGGAGGGTCAGCGCCCATCGACCATTGGCAAAATCGTCCATTTCGCGCTGCTCGCGTCGCCATTGCCGAAGCTGCATGTGGCGTGCCCGACGCTGCACCAGAATCTCCATTTGTTTGCGCTCTCGAATCGCCAGCACCAGTTCGGCCTGCTTGGCGTCACGGGTGCCCTGCGCCCGAGCCAGCAGATCCTCGGCGTATGCCTGCTCCTGCGTCGCGGCTTCCCATGCATGGTACTGCCACGTCGTGTCGGATGCGGCCAATCCGGATTTCGAGCCGTTCGTGTAGCGAACGGCGGCGGTGTTCGCGCGCCGTCGACCTTCGTCATGCCGCGCGACGGCCGCCTGCAAACGGTAATCGAGCTCCGCCAATTCCAAGCGGACGAGATCTTCCACTTGTGCCCGATAGCGACAGAGGACCTCCAGCCTCATCGCGCTCCCTCCACCAACTTGAGGAGCGCTTCGATCGAGGCCGGAAAGCTGGCCCGTTCTTCTTTCTCCTGCTTGAGAAAGGCATGAATGTTATCGATCGCGTTCACGGCGCGGTCCAACTTTGGATTGATTCCAGGATGATACGCCCCCACGGTGATGAGATCTTCGGCCCGTTGATACGTAGCGAGCATTTCGATGACCGATCGTGCCGCGACGTCGTGGGCGGGGGCAATGACGCTTCGCATCACACGGCTCGTGCTTTGCAGCACGTCGATGGCCGGATAGTGGTTGCGGGCCGCCAAGTCGCGGGACAGCACGATGTGTCCGTCCAGGATCGACCGTGCCGAATCCGCGATCGGATCGGCGAGATCGTCGCCTTCGACCAAAATCGTATAAATGCCGGTCAGCGTGCCTGCCCCGGCGCACGTCCCCACCCGTTCGAGCAGCCTCGGAAGTAGCGCGAACACCGACGGAGGATACCCCTTGGTGGTCGGCGGCTCGCCGATGGCCAGTCCGACCTCCCGCTGTCCCTGCGCGAAGCGCGTCAACGAATCCATCAGGAGGAGGACCTGCCGATTCTGGTCCCGAAAGTATTCGGCAATCGCCGTCGCTAAAAAGGCCCCCCGCAATCGAACGAGCGGAGGTTGATCGGACGTGGCCACGACCACCACCGTGCGCTGCAGACTGTCCGGGCGAAGATCCCGTTCCAAGAATTCCTTGACCTCGCGACCCCGTTCGCCGATCAGGGCGATGACACTGACATCGGTGACCGTGTTGCGGCTCAACATGCCGAGCAGGATACTTTTCCCAACGCCGGCTCCGGCGAAGATGCCGATCTTTTGCCCGACCCCACAGGTCAAGAGGGCGTTGATAACTCGAATCCCAACGTCCAACGGGTTCGAAATGCGAGTTCGCTCCAACGGATTGAGCGGCGCCTGATAGAGCGGATAGGACGCGTCCGCCTCGATTGGTCCCTTGTCATCCAACGGTCGCCCGAGCCCATCGATCACCCGCCCGAGCAGTTTCGGCCCAACCGGAGCGCAGGCGGGACGCCCCTTCATCGTCAGACGGCTTCCGGGCCCGACACCCCGCATATCGCCGAGCGGCATGAGGACGATCCGTTCCCCGCGAAATCCTACGACCTCCGCCATGAGCGGAGTGCTGCCGTCCTCCCGCGAGACCTCGCACAATTCTCCAATCGATGTGGCCGGACCGTACCCTTCCAATACGATACCCGCCGCCTGGGCGATACGGCCGTGCACGGCGACCGGATCGAGCTGCTCCAACCACTCGAGATGCTTCATCGGAGAGGCCTTTGTCTGAATCCTTCAGCGATGCGCGCCAGTTGGTCATCCAGTGAGGCGTCGACCAGATGCGTCGGTGTCTGCACGCGGCATCCACCCCGAGCGACAATGGGATCGCCCTCGATCTTGATGGAAGCCGGCCCCTCGAGTTCCTCGGCGAGTTGAGCCGATGCCTCCTCGACAAGCGGGAGGTCGGAGGGATGCACCAAAATTCGGACTGCCTTGCTCTCGCGAATGCGCGAGACGGCTTCTTTGACCTGCTCCACGACGAGACTCCGTTTGTCCTCCGCACAGGCATGCACGACCTTACGGGCGATCTCGAAGGCCAGCGTCACGACCTCGGCCTCAATGCGGTCCGGCAGCTCCGCACAAGCCCGGGCCAGCTGCCTGGCCGTAGTCGCGACGAGCGCCTCCTGTTGCTGGATCTGATTCATCCGTTCTTTCGCCCGGCGCTCGCC harbors:
- the cheB gene encoding chemotaxis response regulator protein-glutamate methylesterase yields the protein MVKIRTLIVDDSALIRQLMTELLSRDPAIEVIGTAQDPFVAREKIKTLNPDVITLDVEMPRMDGLTFLEKLMAGRPMPVIMVSSLTEAGCETTLRALELGAVDFVTKPKIDVRQGLEGLAQDLANKVKAASLANVRARASRGASGQPRLASMSSAMIKTTDTIIAIGSSTGGTEALKEILEVLPPNTPPIIMTQHMPERFTKTFADRLNQLCRISVKEAEDGDSVLPGHALLAPGNYHMTLIRSGARYSVRVNQDPPVNRHRPSVDVMFDSVSRIAGANSVGVILTGMGNDGAKGMLAMKQAGAHTLAQDEASCVVFGMPKEAIKLGAADKILPLSDIPAAILGYVSRS
- the cheR34H gene encoding chemotaxis protein methyltransferase, whose translation is MEYDITDQEYENFRALIYAQSGISLGDKKKSLVVSRLSKRLRDLGLNTFQDYFELVSLDPDGGEFTQMLDLISTNKTDFFREPKHFDFLREQLLPEQRATRSIRIWSSACSTGEEPYTIAMTLYDGVDAPSRWNFQILASDLSTRVLAKAASGIYDEDRVRGLDPALVQRHFLRGRGAQAGMLKVKPHLTEIIRFRRQNLMDSRFPIKQPLDLIFCRNVMIYFDRPTQEALVARFYRYLRPGGYLFIGHSESLQWLHHSFLSIAPTIYRKAD
- the cheD gene encoding putative chemoreceptor glutamine deamidase CheD, whose protein sequence is MPDIDLNQFAHVRRMRDPRFTEEVAAILPGEFFVTREPMVIYTVLGSCVSACIRDPIAGIGGMNHFMLPAPKGGGGTDSWGESTRYGSFAMERLINEILKLGGMKHRLEIKLFGGGKIYDGSIDVGVNNARWVLQFMKQEGYIPAKTDLGDVFPRKVYYFAQSGRVLMKKITKVKNDTIFAREAEYQKQLQVETDATDVTLF
- a CDS encoding chemotaxis protein CheA encodes the protein MSSDLSQFNDAFFEEASEHMTSIEDGLLQLEQRPSDLELLATIFRSAHSIKGVAGMLGFTGVAQFTHKMETLLDQLRNGKLAVTPPVADLLLRCTDVLKALIGEAKGGEKPDAAQVGHLEQQLADCAAGKVLTANQAPSAPAPVVQVSATTGPTALDAPPHPMQFTIGWTPPGNIFQLGLDPMQVIKDLRNLGAVSHLKVDAGKLPALDTMDPEQCYLAWSLVLDTIKPQEVVEAVFEFVKDDSILSVLDTTPDPPVAAPSAAVAAPSPSHVRRTADDEGDVKPLGAILVETGAVSQEELNNALAQQKKVGEILVEQHVITPQQVAQALETQKHAEATAQAKKSDTATIRVDTAKIDRLINLVGELVITQSMLTDLGKNFSPVKVPLLLEHMAQLERNTREIQERVMGIRMLQIGTAFQRFPRLVRDLAQKSGKKLQLVTGGEETELDKGVIESIGDPLTHLIRNSADHGLEPPSERTAAGKHEIGTIRLNAYHEGGSICITVEDDGRGLNRDRILAKALKQGVIQEGEKLSDDQIWQLIFQPGFSTAEKVTDVSGRGVGMDVVKRNIEALGGTVGIKTTTGKGTIFTLKLPLTLAIIDGMTVRVGNELYIIPLVSIVESIQPKTDTVRTIADQAELINVRGAYHPILRLHQAFNIDPEHTDLLESILVIVETEGERVAVMVDELVGQQQVVIKSLEKNFRKVPGVAGATILGDGTVGFILDIRGMLDLTRRSELKVA
- a CDS encoding ATP-binding protein, with translation MAVLLSVASGKGGVGKSVVSTNLALLLAKAGRRVVLADLDIGGADAHILLGQLNPPATLSDFLNRTVARLDQIAIPIVFHPNLRLIAGTGDTLATANMPYAKKKRLIRHFRELDADVIVVDIGAGTNYHALDFFLMADRHLAVATPEPTSVLDLYRFIKLAAVRRVLAAFLARSPMAEALSNRDFSSVDEVMEVVGTADHAGREDAAIALQAFRPGLIVNRTTTRTSVNIHHLRKLLHQYVGGDLELLGEIPDDPSMSQAVRRFLPVVEANPSCPASRGLELIATRIVRVLEEVAARPVVLGC
- the fliI gene encoding flagellum-specific ATP synthase FliI — translated: MKHLEWLEQLDPVAVHGRIAQAAGIVLEGYGPATSIGELCEVSREDGSTPLMAEVVGFRGERIVLMPLGDMRGVGPGSRLTMKGRPACAPVGPKLLGRVIDGLGRPLDDKGPIEADASYPLYQAPLNPLERTRISNPLDVGIRVINALLTCGVGQKIGIFAGAGVGKSILLGMLSRNTVTDVSVIALIGERGREVKEFLERDLRPDSLQRTVVVVATSDQPPLVRLRGAFLATAIAEYFRDQNRQVLLLMDSLTRFAQGQREVGLAIGEPPTTKGYPPSVFALLPRLLERVGTCAGAGTLTGIYTILVEGDDLADPIADSARSILDGHIVLSRDLAARNHYPAIDVLQSTSRVMRSVIAPAHDVAARSVIEMLATYQRAEDLITVGAYHPGINPKLDRAVNAIDNIHAFLKQEKEERASFPASIEALLKLVEGAR
- the cheW gene encoding chemotaxis protein CheW, translated to MAALEASSKELDQEMGIATDGNQYLTFTLGDELYGVDILKVQEIKGYTAVTRIPNTPTYIKGVLNLRGTIVPIVDLRCRFNMEETKYTMFTVIVVVVVREKVVGLIVDSVSDVLNIAKQDIQDPPEFGHKIDTSFLNGIGKAGDKLVAVLNIERLFDETTLPGSV